A section of the Ciona intestinalis chromosome 4, KH, whole genome shotgun sequence genome encodes:
- the LOC100176260 gene encoding lambda-crystallin-like, which translates to MASNVVQGKSKVGIIGSGLIGRSWSMLFAGAGYNVVLFDVVQSQLDNALVDIKNQLMKLEEQSLLRGKLTANEQFSLIKVTNDLPEAVKDAVHVQECVPENVDLKKKVFSQMDAACTTDSTVLCSSTSCILPSNIFTDLPRVSQCIIAHPCNPPYHCPVTELVPHHETNPAVLGKTKLIMEEIGQCPVTLKREVDGFGLNRMQYAIINEAWRLVTDGIMSPEDVDKIFTHGLGMRYAFIGPFETIHLNAEGTESYMERYRSSIIRVSNSFGPVPTYDGEGLASIAETMNKRIPPNSTELGKRREWRDKQLIALSKLKKD; encoded by the coding sequence ATGGCTAGTAACGTAGTTCAAGGCAAGTCAAAAGTCGGAATTATTGGCAGCGGATTGATTGGTCGCAGTTGGAGCATGTTGTTTGCAGGCGCTGGCTACAATGTGGTGCTTTTTGACGTAGTGCAATCGCAGCTGGATAACGCATTAGTTGATATCAAAAACCAACTGATGAAACTTGAAGAGCAGTCTTTGCTTCGTGGAAAGCTAACAGCAAACGAGCAGTTCAGCCTAATCAAGGTTACAAACGACTTGCCAGAAGCTGTGAAAGACGCTGTTCACGTTCAAGAATGTGTGCCTGAAAACGTCGATCTAAAGAAAAAGGTTTTCTCTCAAATGGATGCAGCGTGTACAACGGACTCCACTGTGCTCTGCAGTTCAACTTCATGTATTCTTCCATCCAACATATTCACTGACTTACCACGTGTGTCTCAATGCATTATTGCCCACCCATGCAACCCACCTTACCACTGCCCTGTGACTGAGCTGGTCCCACATCACGAAACAAACCCAGCTGTTTTGGGAAAAACGAAACTTATAATGGAAGAAATCGGACAATGCCCAGTGACCTTAAAACGAGAAGTGGATGGTTTCGGACTCAACAGGATGCAGTACGCGATCATCAATGAAGCATGGAGGTTAGTGACAGATGGGATAATGTCCCCAGAAGATGTGGATAAAATCTTCACCCATGGGTTAGGGATGCGTTACGCATTCATTGGGCCGTTTGAAACGATTCATTTAAATGCTGAAGGCACGGAGAGCTACATGGAAAGATACAGATCTTCGATCATCAGGGTATCCAATAGCTTTGGTCCTGTACCCACATATGATGGAGAAGGTCTTGCATCTATTGCAGAAACAATGAACAAGAGAATTCCTCCAAATTCAACTGAGTTGGGCAAACGTCGAGAATGGAGAGACAAACAACTTATAGCGTTGTCTAAACTGAAGAAGGATTAA